One stretch of Streptomyces hygroscopicus DNA includes these proteins:
- a CDS encoding transcriptional regulator — MSHRCGVRQAQKEKTRRALMDAALRLLEDQSLSSLGLREVTRAVGVAPAAFYRHFRDLSDLGVALVEESLGSLHHMIGAILAGQDGDEERIDATVEAVAEHVRRYPAHIRFIARERHGGVRAVREAIAAELDRFADEVATDFCPRLSGEDWPPEDVRMLAELYVDHMVMTATAFLEAQPDHPRLERRVADTARKQLMLISLGRRHWRDG; from the coding sequence ATGAGTCACAGGTGCGGGGTCCGGCAGGCCCAGAAGGAGAAGACCCGGCGCGCCCTGATGGACGCGGCGTTGCGGCTGCTGGAGGACCAGAGCCTGAGCAGTCTGGGGCTGCGTGAGGTCACGCGGGCGGTGGGAGTGGCGCCGGCCGCCTTCTACCGGCACTTCCGGGATCTGAGCGATCTCGGTGTCGCGCTGGTCGAGGAGTCCCTGGGCAGCCTGCACCATATGATCGGCGCGATACTCGCAGGCCAGGACGGTGATGAGGAGCGGATCGACGCCACCGTCGAGGCGGTCGCCGAGCATGTCCGCCGCTATCCCGCGCATATCCGCTTCATCGCACGTGAGCGGCATGGCGGGGTGCGTGCGGTGCGCGAGGCCATCGCCGCCGAGCTGGACCGATTCGCCGATGAGGTGGCCACCGACTTCTGTCCGCGGCTCTCGGGCGAGGACTGGCCGCCGGAAGATGTCCGGATGCTTGCGGAGCTGTATGTGGACCACATGGTGATGACGGCGACGGCGTTCCTGGAGGCGCAGCCGGATCATCCGCGACTGGAGCGGCGGGTCGCCGACACCGCGCGCAAGCAGTTGATGCTGATCAGCCTCGGGCGCCGGCACTGGCGCGACGGGTGA
- a CDS encoding pyridoxal-dependent decarboxylase, giving the protein MSFLAQTAEDPSPEPIPGAADGRAHLFNGRTAERYRRSVTDGVGLVASTVARTERPFTGVTPAELAPEISGIDLERPLGDPDAALEELESVYLKDAVYFHHPRYLAHLNCPVVIPALLGEAVLSAINSSLDTWDQSAGGTLIERRLIDWTTERIGLGEAADGIFTSGGTQSNLQAMLLARDEACTLVEKEAAAAGETVAKSAILPRLRILTSQVSHFSIQKAAAILGLGYEAVIPVPCDQDRRMRTVALAHELNRCRREGLIVMAVVATAGTTDFGSIDPLPEIAELCDRHGTWMHVDAAYGCGLLASPTRRGLLDGIERADSVTVDYHKSFFQPVSSSAVLVRDRATLSHATYHADYLNPERSARNLIPNQVDKSIQTTRRFDALKLWLTLRIMGADAIGALFDEVVDRAAEAWALLDTDPRYEVVTEPQLSTLVFRYVPPSDGPGDPDLVDRANLHAREALAASGAAVVAGTVVDGRHHLKFTLLNPETSLSDIAYVLDLLAEHAGQYLALHIEPELSGPRHSRAS; this is encoded by the coding sequence GTGAGTTTCCTCGCGCAGACCGCTGAGGACCCGTCACCGGAGCCGATACCCGGGGCGGCGGATGGCAGGGCCCACCTGTTCAACGGCCGTACGGCGGAACGCTATCGGCGCTCCGTGACCGACGGCGTCGGCCTGGTGGCCTCCACCGTCGCCCGCACCGAGCGCCCCTTCACCGGCGTCACCCCCGCCGAGCTCGCCCCCGAGATCTCCGGAATCGACCTGGAGCGGCCGCTCGGCGATCCGGACGCCGCGCTCGAGGAGCTGGAGAGCGTCTACCTCAAGGACGCCGTCTACTTCCACCACCCGCGCTATCTCGCCCACCTCAACTGCCCCGTGGTGATCCCCGCACTGCTGGGCGAGGCCGTCCTCTCCGCCATCAACTCCTCCCTCGACACCTGGGACCAGAGCGCCGGCGGCACCCTCATCGAGCGTCGGCTGATCGACTGGACCACCGAGCGCATCGGCCTCGGCGAGGCCGCGGACGGCATCTTCACCAGCGGCGGCACCCAGTCCAATCTGCAGGCGATGCTGCTCGCCCGCGACGAGGCGTGCACGCTGGTGGAGAAGGAGGCCGCCGCGGCCGGCGAGACGGTCGCCAAATCCGCCATCCTGCCGCGGCTGCGCATCCTCACCTCCCAGGTCAGCCACTTCTCCATCCAGAAGGCCGCCGCCATCCTGGGGCTCGGCTACGAGGCCGTTATCCCGGTCCCCTGCGACCAGGACCGCCGGATGCGGACCGTCGCCCTCGCCCATGAGCTGAACCGCTGCCGCCGTGAGGGCCTGATCGTCATGGCCGTGGTGGCCACCGCGGGCACCACCGACTTCGGCTCCATCGACCCGCTCCCCGAGATCGCCGAGCTGTGCGACCGGCACGGCACGTGGATGCATGTGGACGCCGCGTACGGCTGCGGACTGCTGGCCTCCCCCACCCGCCGCGGGCTGCTCGACGGCATCGAGCGCGCCGACTCGGTGACGGTGGACTACCACAAGTCCTTCTTCCAGCCGGTCAGCTCCAGCGCCGTGCTGGTCCGCGACCGCGCCACGCTCAGCCACGCCACGTACCACGCCGACTATCTCAACCCCGAGCGCAGCGCCCGGAACCTCATCCCCAACCAGGTCGACAAATCCATCCAGACCACCCGCCGCTTCGACGCGCTCAAGCTGTGGCTGACGCTGCGGATCATGGGCGCGGACGCCATCGGCGCCCTCTTCGACGAGGTGGTGGACCGGGCCGCCGAGGCATGGGCCCTGCTGGACACCGATCCGCGCTACGAGGTCGTCACCGAGCCCCAGCTGTCCACGCTGGTCTTCCGCTACGTACCGCCGTCGGACGGGCCGGGCGACCCGGACCTCGTCGACCGGGCCAATCTGCACGCCCGCGAGGCGCTGGCCGCCTCCGGTGCGGCGGTCGTCGCCGGAACCGTCGTCGACGGCCGTCACCACCTCAAGTTCACCCTGCTCAACCCGGAGACCTCGCTGAGCGACATCGCGTATGTCCTCGACCTCCTCGCCGAGCACGCCGGTCAGTACCTGGCCCTGCACATCGAGCCCGAACTCAGCGGCCCCCGCCACTCGCGCGCCAGTTGA
- a CDS encoding ABC transporter substrate-binding protein gives MRQARALPLSRRGLLAAGGALGLGALVTACGDNGGSGSGGDDGGGSWSFTDDRKKKISLDGRPQHIVAYIAAAAALYDFGIEKQITGVFGPTTLKNGKPDVQAGDFPVDRATSLGNTWGQFNVEKYASLGPDLLITNMYDPGALFYIPDDSKKKILQLAPSAAIGTGRVSMLEPIKRYAALAEALGADPKAKKVTDAKARFEKASETLRKTVKSHRIKVMACSASADLFYVSDPKINADLIYFSELGVDFVVPEKPDKGGYFESLSWENADKYDADVLFLDNRTATLQPGALTAKPTWSKLAAVKAGQITPWSSEPRFSYAGAAPLVESLTKAIQDAKKLS, from the coding sequence ATGCGCCAGGCCAGAGCACTCCCCCTCTCCCGCCGCGGTCTGCTCGCCGCGGGTGGCGCCCTCGGACTCGGAGCCCTGGTCACCGCCTGTGGCGACAACGGCGGTTCGGGCTCAGGCGGCGATGACGGCGGCGGCTCCTGGTCGTTCACCGACGACCGTAAGAAGAAGATCAGCCTCGACGGCCGGCCCCAGCACATCGTCGCCTACATCGCCGCGGCGGCCGCGCTCTACGACTTCGGCATCGAGAAGCAGATCACCGGCGTCTTCGGGCCGACCACGCTGAAGAACGGCAAGCCGGACGTCCAGGCGGGCGACTTCCCCGTCGACCGGGCCACCTCCCTCGGCAACACCTGGGGCCAGTTCAACGTCGAGAAGTACGCCTCGCTCGGCCCCGATCTGCTGATCACCAACATGTACGACCCGGGCGCGCTCTTCTACATCCCGGACGACAGCAAGAAGAAGATCCTCCAGCTCGCCCCCAGCGCCGCCATCGGCACCGGCCGGGTCTCCATGCTCGAGCCCATCAAGCGCTATGCCGCGCTGGCCGAGGCGCTCGGCGCCGACCCGAAGGCCAAGAAGGTCACCGACGCCAAGGCACGGTTCGAGAAGGCGTCCGAGACGCTGCGCAAAACCGTTAAATCGCACCGGATCAAGGTCATGGCCTGCTCCGCCAGCGCCGACCTCTTCTATGTCTCCGACCCGAAGATCAATGCCGACCTGATCTACTTCAGCGAGCTCGGCGTCGACTTCGTCGTCCCCGAAAAGCCCGACAAGGGCGGCTACTTCGAGAGCCTGAGCTGGGAGAACGCCGACAAGTACGACGCGGATGTGCTCTTCCTCGACAACCGCACCGCGACCCTCCAGCCCGGGGCCCTGACCGCCAAGCCGACCTGGTCCAAGCTCGCCGCGGTCAAGGCCGGTCAGATCACCCCCTGGAGCAGCGAGCCGCGCTTCTCGTACGCCGGCGCCGCCCCGCTCGTCGAATCCCTCACCAAGGCCATCCAGGACGCGAAGAAGCTCAGCTGA
- a CDS encoding Rieske (2Fe-2S) domain-containing protein gives MTGVTTLARMTAFARNQWYVAAYGREIGRELLGRTILNEPIAFYRAESDDTVIALADRCVHRRYPLTAGRLDGDTVVCGYHGFTYDTGGTCVFVPGQKRVPRTARVPSYPVVEQDSLVWVWIGDPALADPRSVPRAPWLADPRWTTVGGMEPIDADYGLLVDNLLDLSHETYLHSGYIGTPEVAETPITTEVDEGAGVVRVSRHMDGAECPPFYARSTGIDGRITRWQDIEYHAPCLYLLHSRIAPAGVLPRPDGSDPDAFHVEITYAITPSTDHHVYDFWAVSRDFAQDDEEVTTFLHDLNRTVVLQDVAALNLLQKALDTEREGYQELSINIDTGGLAARRILARLAAEGERTAAVAASP, from the coding sequence GTGACGGGCGTCACCACGCTGGCACGCATGACCGCCTTCGCGAGAAACCAGTGGTACGTCGCCGCCTACGGCCGCGAGATCGGCCGGGAGCTGCTGGGGCGCACCATCCTGAACGAGCCCATCGCCTTCTACCGCGCCGAGTCCGACGACACGGTCATCGCGCTCGCCGACCGCTGTGTGCACCGCCGCTATCCGCTCACCGCCGGCCGTCTCGACGGCGACACGGTCGTCTGCGGCTACCACGGCTTCACCTACGACACCGGCGGCACCTGTGTGTTCGTACCGGGCCAAAAGCGCGTCCCGCGCACCGCCCGGGTCCCCTCCTACCCCGTCGTCGAGCAGGACTCGCTGGTGTGGGTGTGGATCGGGGACCCGGCGCTCGCCGATCCCCGCTCGGTGCCGCGCGCGCCCTGGCTGGCCGATCCGCGCTGGACGACCGTGGGCGGCATGGAGCCGATCGACGCCGACTACGGCCTGCTGGTGGACAATCTGCTGGACCTGTCCCACGAGACGTATCTGCACAGCGGCTATATCGGCACCCCCGAGGTCGCCGAGACCCCGATCACCACGGAGGTCGACGAGGGCGCGGGCGTCGTACGGGTCAGCCGGCATATGGACGGCGCCGAGTGCCCGCCGTTCTACGCCCGTTCCACCGGGATCGACGGCCGCATCACCCGCTGGCAGGACATCGAGTACCACGCGCCCTGTCTCTATCTATTGCACAGCCGGATCGCCCCGGCCGGGGTGTTGCCGAGGCCGGACGGCTCCGATCCGGACGCCTTCCATGTGGAGATCACCTACGCCATCACCCCGTCCACCGACCACCATGTGTACGACTTCTGGGCCGTCTCACGGGACTTCGCGCAGGACGACGAGGAGGTGACCACCTTCCTCCACGACCTCAACCGGACCGTGGTGCTGCAGGACGTGGCGGCGCTGAACCTGCTCCAGAAGGCCCTGGACACCGAGCGCGAGGGCTATCAGGAGCTCAGCATCAACATCGACACCGGCGGTCTGGCCGCGCGCCGCATCCTCGCCCGCCTCGCCGCCGAAGGAGAGCGGACCGCGGCCGTGGCGGCATCCCCGTGA
- a CDS encoding sialic acid transporter, whose product MTTAATTTATATTAIPFRFFDARVVRTRPLGPSMARITFGGACLKDFTSGGRDQRFKLFLPHPGQSAPVVPVEAGEGWFATWRAMDPAERGIMRSYTVRRQRRDPHEIDVDFALHDDSGPAARWAARAEAGDRVTLLGPAVEDNGGVDFRPPSGTDWVLITGDETALPAIAGILEWLPAELPVKVWLEVQHAEDMQELRTAAKAEITWLVRDAVAPGTPRSALLRNAVGTTELPSGTPYAWIAGEAGTVKELRRHLVRERGFDRNAVTFTGYWRLGTCEEQLVEEAVSGTGPATDD is encoded by the coding sequence ATGACCACCGCAGCCACCACGACCGCCACCGCCACCACCGCCATTCCGTTCCGATTCTTCGACGCGCGGGTCGTACGGACCCGCCCGCTCGGACCGTCCATGGCACGGATCACCTTCGGCGGCGCCTGTCTGAAGGACTTCACCAGCGGAGGCCGCGACCAGCGCTTCAAACTGTTCCTGCCGCACCCCGGTCAGAGTGCCCCGGTGGTCCCGGTCGAGGCGGGGGAAGGCTGGTTCGCCACCTGGCGGGCGATGGACCCGGCCGAACGCGGCATCATGCGCTCGTACACGGTGCGCCGGCAGCGCCGCGACCCGCACGAGATCGACGTGGACTTCGCGCTGCACGACGACAGCGGCCCGGCCGCCCGCTGGGCCGCGCGCGCCGAGGCCGGCGACCGCGTCACCCTGCTGGGCCCGGCCGTGGAGGACAACGGCGGTGTCGACTTCCGGCCGCCGTCCGGCACCGACTGGGTGCTGATCACCGGCGACGAGACCGCGCTGCCCGCCATCGCGGGCATCCTCGAATGGCTGCCCGCCGAGCTGCCCGTCAAGGTGTGGCTCGAGGTCCAGCACGCCGAGGACATGCAGGAGCTGCGCACCGCGGCGAAAGCCGAGATCACCTGGCTGGTCCGGGACGCCGTGGCCCCCGGCACCCCGCGCTCCGCGCTGCTGCGGAACGCCGTGGGCACCACCGAACTGCCCTCCGGTACGCCGTACGCGTGGATCGCGGGCGAGGCCGGGACCGTCAAGGAGCTGCGCCGCCATCTGGTGCGCGAACGCGGCTTCGACCGCAATGCCGTGACCTTCACCGGCTACTGGCGCCTGGGCACCTGCGAGGAACAGCTCGTCGAGGAAGCCGTGTCGGGCACCGGCCCCGCGACCGACGACTGA
- a CDS encoding ferredoxin, with amino-acid sequence MNPGGEYEDTLLVARREEVASDVVALTLRHPTGRELPGWEPGAHLDLVLDPGPTRQYSLCGDPADRASWRIAVLRAPAGRGGSARVHDTLTEGSRVRVRGPRNHFALRPAARYLFIAGGIGITPLLPMTAAAEAAGADWRLLYGGRTRASMAFADQLAARYGGKVSLVPQDEEGLLDLAPYLDAPAAPGTLVYCCGPEPLLRAAEEGCRGWPDGALRTERFQPRTDPAGAEPAGGAFELVLTRSGLTLTVQPERSVLRTVEAAGVPVLYSCEEGTCGTCETDVVEGEVDHHDSVLTGEERASGETMMICVSRCRGPRLVLDL; translated from the coding sequence GTGAACCCCGGCGGCGAGTACGAGGACACCCTGCTGGTGGCCCGCCGGGAGGAGGTGGCCTCGGACGTGGTGGCGCTCACCCTGCGCCATCCGACGGGCCGTGAACTCCCCGGCTGGGAGCCCGGCGCCCATCTCGATCTCGTCCTCGACCCGGGCCCGACCCGGCAGTACTCGCTGTGCGGCGACCCCGCCGACCGCGCCTCCTGGCGGATCGCGGTGCTCCGCGCACCCGCCGGGCGCGGCGGCTCCGCCCGGGTGCACGACACCCTCACCGAGGGGAGCAGGGTGCGGGTGCGCGGCCCGCGCAACCACTTCGCGCTGCGCCCGGCGGCCCGCTATCTGTTCATCGCGGGCGGCATCGGCATCACTCCCCTCCTCCCCATGACGGCCGCCGCCGAGGCCGCGGGCGCCGACTGGCGGCTGCTGTACGGCGGGCGCACCCGTGCCTCGATGGCGTTCGCGGACCAGCTCGCCGCCCGTTACGGCGGCAAGGTGAGTCTGGTGCCGCAGGACGAGGAGGGGCTGCTCGACCTCGCGCCGTATCTCGACGCCCCGGCCGCCCCCGGCACCCTCGTCTACTGCTGCGGTCCCGAACCGCTGCTCCGGGCCGCCGAGGAGGGGTGCCGCGGGTGGCCGGACGGGGCCCTGCGCACCGAGCGCTTCCAGCCCCGTACGGACCCGGCGGGCGCCGAACCGGCGGGCGGGGCATTCGAGTTGGTGCTCACCCGCTCCGGGCTGACTCTCACCGTGCAGCCGGAGCGCAGTGTGCTGCGCACGGTCGAGGCGGCGGGGGTACCGGTTTTGTACTCCTGCGAGGAGGGCACGTGTGGTACGTGCGAGACGGATGTCGTCGAAGGAGAGGTGGACCACCACGACTCCGTGCTCACCGGCGAGGAGCGGGCCTCGGGCGAGACCATGATGATCTGCGTCTCACGCTGCCGTGGCCCCCGATTGGTGCTGGACCTGTGA
- a CDS encoding TetR family transcriptional regulator — protein sequence MAADTMTAKSAQPRLRADALRNRERIVVAAREVIVESGAHIPLDEIARRAGVGNATIYRHFTDRRELIHHVALSVMSGVADQAESALAEEADAFSALRRFVHAAADERIGALCLLLSDGLDKEHPDLIAVRDRLSAGVEALMGAAKADGRLRTDIGVGDLMVALNQLTRPLPGSFCVDFDAFVHRHLQLFLDGLQAPARSELPGKSVTLEDLQHRP from the coding sequence ATGGCCGCCGACACGATGACCGCGAAGTCCGCGCAGCCCCGGCTGCGCGCGGACGCCCTGCGCAATCGGGAGCGTATTGTCGTGGCCGCCCGAGAGGTGATCGTCGAATCCGGGGCTCATATCCCCCTCGATGAAATCGCTCGACGGGCGGGGGTCGGGAATGCCACGATCTATCGGCACTTCACGGACCGCCGTGAGCTCATCCACCATGTGGCGCTTTCGGTGATGTCCGGCGTCGCCGACCAGGCCGAATCCGCCCTGGCCGAGGAGGCGGACGCCTTCTCGGCGCTGCGGCGCTTCGTCCATGCCGCGGCGGACGAGCGCATCGGCGCGCTGTGCCTTCTGCTCTCCGACGGCCTCGACAAGGAGCACCCTGATCTCATTGCCGTCCGCGACCGTCTGTCCGCCGGTGTCGAGGCCCTGATGGGGGCCGCGAAAGCCGACGGCCGACTGCGCACCGACATCGGTGTCGGTGATCTGATGGTCGCGCTCAACCAGCTCACCCGGCCGCTGCCCGGCAGCTTCTGTGTGGACTTCGACGCCTTTGTGCACCGGCATCTGCAGCTGTTCCTGGACGGATTGCAGGCCCCGGCGCGCTCCGAACTACCCGGCAAGTCCGTGACCTTGGAGGATCTGCAGCACCGGCCGTGA